In Afipia sp. GAS231, a single window of DNA contains:
- the pcaH gene encoding protocatechuate 3,4-dioxygenase subunit beta, translated as MTLVYPVSSLAAHPPRLSPGYKSTVKRSPTRPLIPMRHTLSELTGPVYGHETVRENDHDLTLQGKGEPLGERIIVHGHVLDEDGRGVANTLVELWQANACGRYVHVVDQHPAPLDPNFTGAGRAQTDAQGYYRFVTIKPGAYPWGNHHNAWRPAHIHFSVFGHSFVSRLVTQMYFPGDPLFPFDPIFNSVTDEKARNRMVSDFDLENTQPDWALCYRFNIVLRGRNATPMETK; from the coding sequence ATGACACTCGTTTATCCCGTCAGCAGTCTCGCGGCGCATCCGCCGCGGCTGTCGCCCGGCTACAAGAGCACCGTCAAGCGCTCGCCGACCAGGCCGCTGATTCCGATGCGGCATACGCTGTCGGAACTGACCGGGCCAGTTTACGGCCACGAGACCGTGCGCGAGAACGATCACGACCTCACCTTGCAGGGCAAGGGCGAGCCGCTTGGCGAGCGCATCATCGTGCACGGCCATGTGCTCGACGAAGACGGCCGCGGCGTAGCGAATACGCTGGTCGAGCTGTGGCAGGCCAATGCCTGCGGCCGCTACGTCCACGTCGTTGACCAGCATCCGGCGCCGCTTGATCCGAATTTCACCGGCGCCGGCCGCGCCCAAACCGATGCGCAAGGCTACTACCGTTTCGTCACCATCAAGCCCGGCGCTTACCCGTGGGGCAATCACCACAACGCCTGGCGTCCGGCCCACATCCACTTCTCGGTGTTCGGCCATTCCTTTGTGTCGCGGCTGGTGACGCAGATGTATTTCCCCGGCGATCCGCTGTTTCCGTTCGATCCGATCTTCAATTCGGTCACCGACGAGAAGGCGCGCAACCGGATGGTCTCCGATTTCGATCTGGAGAACACGCAGCCGGATTGGGCGCTGTGCTACCGCTTCAACATTGTGCTGCGCGGCCGCAACGCCACGCCGATGGAGACCAAGTAA